One Streptomyces dangxiongensis genomic window, CAGCGGCGCTACCTGCCGCAACGTGAGGTTCGTGCGCCAGTACGTGGCCACCAGCAGTACCCGGTACTCCAGCGGCAGTCGCCAGGGACGGCCACCTCGGATGTCGCCGCCACGACGCCGCACCAACGCCCACCAGCCTGGCGAACTGCACCTCGGTCAACCCGGAGAACGGCTCGATCCACTTCTCCCGACTCCGGTGCGGCATGACGGGCTTCGCCGATGCTCGTAGACTCATGACGTGGCATTCGAGCACCCCGCACTGCTGCTTCCTGTGACCGGAAGGCGCTGAGGGCGATGCCGGACGGCGTCGCCCGCCATGGCTACGCCAGCCTGCTGACGGGCACCCGCGCCACCAGCGGCGACGACGCAGCCATGGTCCTGGCCCGGAGCCGGTTCCCGTCCACCGGCACCTACGCGCCCATCCGCGAAGTCGGGGCCCGCCTGGCGGCCGACACCGCGCCTGAGCAGGCCACGGTTGTGGACATGGGATGCGGCACGGGCTACTACCTGGCCGGCGTACTCGACCGGATGCCCGGCGCCCGTGGTCTGGGTCTGGACACGTCGGTGCGCGCGCTGCGCTCGGCGGCCCGTGCCCACGACCGAGGCGCCGCGGTGGCCTGGGACGTCTTCCGTCCCTTCCCGCTGGCCGACGGGGTGGCCGATGCGACAACCAGGACGGCGTCGCCGGCCGCGTCGGTGAAGTGCACTCCCGGCCCGGGGGTGCGGCGACCGTGTTGATCGAGGCGGTGGCCGCGTACGCGTTCGGGGGCATCGGTGACCGGCAGCGCCGACAGGTCGTCAAGGCCCGCGTGGCAGACGGTGGTCGGGGCCGGGCACCGTATGGTGCACGAGGTTGGGCATGGTGGCCGCGGTGCGGACCGCGAACGCGAGGTCGTCGTCACGCAGGCGTTCGTCGGCGAACGTCACCGCGGCCACCGGCCCCCGCTGGGCGGCCAGGCACGCGAGCGTGGTGAAGTCCAGCCCGGCCAGGCCGGCGCTGACCGGCCGGTCCACGACCCGGGCGGCGACGGCCTCGGCGAGCGCGGCCCGCACCACCGGGGCCTGCCGGCGCAGGCCGATGCGCGGGGAGGCGACCGGCTCGTAACGCTCAGCCCGAAGTGCAACTGCAAGGCCGGGAAGCATGAGTCGGCGCGTCACTGCTCATCGAGCGATGCCTGGCGGGCAAGGAACTCCTCGAACGCCGCCTTCTGCTTCGGATCCATGAAGCTTTGACGGACATTGCGGGCCTGCTCCTGGAGCCAGTGCGCCTCGTCGGGGACCAGTAGCTCGGCGACCACCACGCCTCCACGAGCGACCGCCGTGCGGCCTCCCACGCGACGACGAAAGAGCGTGAACGCGCCGAATTCCGCCGGGTGGGCCAGCTCCGGCTTTTCCGCTTCAGCCGGCTCCTCGTCCTCAACACCACTCGCCGGGTAGGCGGTGGGGGCCCAATGCTCCCAGAGCGCCAACGTGGCCGCGGGCACTAGCACCGCGCGCTCCGCCTCATCGCGCCCCTCCCACATGAACGTGACCGTGACGGGCTCGCCGACCGCCTCGGCCAACCCGAGCACCCTCTCCACCTCATCGTTGATCGGGTATCCCACCACTGCCTCTATCTGAATCCCCATGGCGCCTGAGGCTACTGGCTGCTTCCGACATCCCGGACCATAGCTCCTGCGCCTCTGGGACCATGGCCCACCAGGCGGACCGCCCGAAACTGGTGATTTCACCGACTGGGCGCTTGTCCGACCGGCGGGGGCCGGCAGGGGCCGCGGGCGCCGCGGGGGTGGAGGGTGGGGGTAATGGGTGGGGGCCTGAGGCGCGGGCCGGACGGGCGCGGGCCGGACGGGCGCAGGCCGGACGGGCGCAGGCCGGTGAGCACGCATCCTGCGCGAGCAGGCGGGCGGCGGCCCTGGTGGACGGCCTGCCTGATCCAACGCTGCCCCGGCCCCAGCACATCGGCCGACACCCCGGCGTACCTACAGGCGTGCCAAAGCCGCCTTCACCGGCAAGGTGAATCTTGCAGGTCAGGCCGCCCCTGGACCGGGTGAGCGCCTCGTCGGGGCGGTGTGCCGGGGCGTCGTCCCATTTTTCGGGACCCGCGTCCGGGCCTTGCGGGCGCCGGCCGCGTGTTGGTGAGCCCGGCAGGACGTCGGTTCGACGCCGACCATCGACCAGTCGACCCCGTCGGCGAGGTCGGCGAGGTCGGCGGCGGCCTGGACCGCCTACAGGATCCGGTTCGGGTGCCGTCCGCCGACCAGCGGCGATGTCGCTCATAGACGGACTTCCACGTCTCGTAGCGTTCCGGCAGGTCACGCCACGGGACACCGGTGCGGATCCGGAACAGGATCCCGTTGACCACCGTGCGGTGGTCGTGCGGTGGTCGTTCCACCGACCGCCCCGACCGCCGGACGGCGGCAGGTTCGGCTCCAGAGGCGACCACTCGCGATTCGTCAGATCCCCCGCCCCATAACCGCTACAACAAGCCACGGCATCGCAACTCCTCCCCTCACGGAGCACGAGCCGACCAGGTTGCGACTGGCGAAGACGTTTACTCGGGCGCGCTCGGTGCAGACGATGAGCTAACACAGCCTTTAAATGACGACGAAACGGAGACGCACCATGGGCATCATCGCGTGGATCATCATCGGCCTGCTCGCCGGCGCCATCGCCAAAGCCCTGATGCCGGGCAAGGACCCCGGCGGCATCATCGTCACCATGCTCATCGGTATCGCCGGCGGTCTCCTCGGCGGGTGGCTGGGCAAGGTGATCTTCGGCGTCGACTCCGTCGACGGGTTCTTCAACCTCTCCACCTGGATCGCCGCGATCGTCGGCTCTCTCATCCTGCTGCTCCTCTACCGCCTCGTCATCGGTAACCGGCACTCGCACCGCCACGCATGACCCACTGAAGGCACACGCCTCCGACGCACCTGAACGGCTCCCTCCTGCTCGCAGGACGGGAGCCGTCGGCGTGTACGCCGGCCCCGCTTCGGACGGGCTGAGCGCAGCCACATCTGAGCATCGCCGGCCTGCTGGCATCGGGGTGGGCGGCGGTGAAGGCGGGGCGCGGCGGTGCGGAACCAGCAGCCGCACGCCGATCGCGCCGGCGACGGACTCGTCGCCGGGGCGGGCGGTCAGGACGTCGGCGAGCAGGGAAAAGACGTCACCAAGCATCTCGCCGCCCGCGGGGGGCCCGGCCGGCGGCGTACTCGAAACAGACAGCCCAACGCGCGCACCGCCGGGTGTGAGCCCAGCAGGTCACCGGCCAACTCACCTTCCCCGCCGGCACCGTCGCCGGCGAGGCCGGCGTCTGCGGAGGCCGGGGCGGCCTCGTCCCGGCCGTGCGCGGGCGGTGGCAGGCCGACGGGGCGAGCGAGGGGCTCGGCGAGGTCGCGCAGGTGAGCAAGGACGGCCGGCAGATCCGCGGCGAGGCCGGCGCGGGGAGCACCACTCGTTCGTGGTCTTGCCGAAGGTGCGCCGGGCACCCTCCCCGAGGGCGCGGGGAGCACCGGTGCGGGAGGCGTGTCCGCATTCCGGAGGGAGGACCATACCCGAACGTGGCCGAGCCGGGCATGGTGAGACGGCAGGCGCGCGCGTGGCGGTTACGGCAGCGAGGTGAGCTGAGGGAGGTGGCCGACCAGGGGGAAGGTGGGCAGGGGCACGGTGCCGATCTCCGGGTGGTGCTGGTGGACGATGTGGGAGTGGATGGGGTCCATGCCGGGTGGGCTGAGCACGGGGGCGGTGGAGCGGTCGCCGCACAGCAGGTCGGGTGCGAACCGGTGGTGCAGGAGTTCGGTGCGCCAGTGGTCGGCGTCGTCGTACTCGTCGCTGTGGGCGTGTTCGACGAAGAGACAGACGCTGTACCCTGCCGCGTCCGGAGCCGCGAATGTCAGGGGCGTCGCAGTAGGAGGATCGACATTGACCACCTGGTGCCGCTCACCGAAGTTCTGCAGACGCACCAGGAGCAGCTCAATGCACTAGGCGTAGCAGTTTCTTCACGTCGAGAAGGGGTGGCATTGCGCCTGGCCGGGAGCGCGACGACGATGCGGGCCCGGCCGTCGGGGCAACGGCCGGACTCCGCGCCGGAGGAGCTGCGTCACGTCCTGCTCTGTCAGTCCTCGTCCGGGTCGAGCACGCGGCCCTTGAGCTTGACGGCTTTGGCCTTGCCCACGCGGATCTGGCCGTCGGTGTACCGGCCGGGTTCGGCGTCGTCGGTGGCGCCGACGCCGAGGATGTAGACGAGGGCGTCCTGGTCGTGGTCGTCGGTGTAGACGTGGGGGTTGTGGGTGAAGGTCAGTTTCCTGCCGTCGGCGGTGACCTTCGCATTGATCTCGGCCATGCTGCCGCGGACCTTCTGGTCGGCGCTGTAGTAGGCGTAGGCGGTCCAGCCGTTCCACACGAAGCCGGAGGGGGATGTCAGGGTGTGGGTGACCTCGCCCGGGTTGGTGGGGTGCTTGCCCTCGCGGGTGAGGCCGATGGACATGATGGTCATCACGCCGCCGGGGGCGTCCTCGATGATGCCCTGCTGCCAGATCAGCAGGTCTTTCTCAGATCCCGCCTGTACGGGGAGCTGGGTCTCGGTGGCCATGGGGATTCCTTCCGTCCGGGTCGGTCGCTGCGCGGTTGGTTCGTTCTGCGGGGCGGCCGTCAGTCCTCGTCGGGGTCGATGACGGAGGCCTTGAGTCTGGCCGGGGGCGCGGCGCCGATGCGGGCCTCGCCGTCGGTGTACCGGCCGGGTGTCGCGCCGGGGACGGCTTCGAGACCGCAGGCGTAGGTGATCACATCCCGGTCCTGGTCGGTGGTGTAGACGTGGGGGTTGTAGGTGAACGTCAGCGTCCTGCCGTCGGCGCTCACGGTGGGTTCGACCGGCGGCAGATCGCCGCGGACGCTCATGTCGGCCGCGGTGTAGTTGGGGGCCACGAACCCGTTCCACCGGAAGCCGGTCGGCGCGGTGAACACGTGGGTGATCGGTCCCGGGTCGATGGTCTTGCCGAACTCGCGGCTCGTCGCACAGACCGTGAGCTGCGTCCCCCCGCCGCCGGGCGCGTCATCGACGCCACCCTCCTGCCACACCCTCATGCCCGTCTCGGGGGGCGGGACGAGGATGGCCGTGGTGGCCTGGCCGCTCTGCCGCGCCGAGGTGTTCGCCCGGCCGGGAGAGGTGATCCTCGCGGTGGTGGTGAGCTGTCCGGTGTACTTCGGGTCCACCGTGCCGCATACCGTGATCGTCGCCGAACCGCCCCGGGGCAGGTTCACCGGCTGGCGGAGCGTGCCGGCGGCCGTCCCTTTCCCGGCCTGCGCTCCCCCTTGGGTCTCCACCTTCAGCGTCACTTTCGACAGTTGCGCGGGGAGCGCCCCCTCCACGACCGCGTCCGAAGCGTCGTTCGGTCCGTCGTTGCGGACGGTGATCGGGTAGCAGACCTTGGTCCCCGCATACGCCTGCGCGGGTCCGGTGACGCCCAAGGGCATGTCCGCCGGAAGGGCGACCTTCAGATCGCGGATGCGATGGGCGGCGGTGGCCGCGCCCGTGCCCGCCGACAGGCCGAGTTTGAAGGTGGCGGGCCTGGGCGCCTGGCCGTTCGTCGGGAGGGGGAAACCGTCGATGACGGTGGTTCCGTTGGGATCCGCGTTGCTCGACAGCCGTACGGTGATCCTGTCGTTCGCGATGACGATCTGGACGTGCGCCCCGTCCGTCCAGCGGGCCGCGAGCGGGCGGGTGAGCTTGGCACCGGTGAGCCAGCCGAAGCCGTCGTGCAGGTTGCCGGAACCTCGGATGCCCACCATGTCGGGCGTGAAGCCGGGGCCGCCCGAGCCGGCCTGTCCGGTGGCGTAGTTCCCGAAGTGGTCGAAACCGATGCCGACGTATCCCCTGGTGACGCCCGGCTGGTGACCGGGGATCCGTGAGTAGCCGAGCGCGCCTCCGACGGCTCCTGGCTGGGTGGTGGCCGCGCCGTCGATGAGGTAGACGCTGAACCCGTCACCGGGACTGGCGCCGCGTTCGATCTCGTAGTCGAAGTCGATGGCGACGCCGAGGGCGGAGGGGAACGCCTGGTCGAAGAGGGCGGTCCCGGCCGTGGTGGAGGCGTTCGGGGTGAGTTGAAGACAGCCGTTCAGGACGGCGGAGCCGAGGATCCGCCAGCCGGGGTTGTCCGGGCTGCTGTTCCTGAACGACTCGGTGACGGGGAAGGGCGACGTGCCCGTGAGGGTTGCGGGACTGGTTTGAGTGGCCATGGGGTCTCCGGTCTCGGACGGTGTTCCGTCGGGGGCGTGGAACGGGGGGCGGATCAGCCGGCGGGCCGTCGCGGCGGCCAGGGCTCGGGGCACGGGGCACGGGAAGAAGCGGGGCCGAGGGTGGTGAAAGCACCCGGACCGTTGACACCCGCCTCGCGCACGGCTTCGGCACGGCAGTCTCTACGCCGCGACACCAGCCTTCGAGCCAACAGGTGTCCTCTGTTCTTCATCGTCATCGACTGACCGCGTCAGACCTTGATTTTGGTGCTCCACATGGGGGACGCTCCCGCCGCTACGGCCTTGGCCGGAGCGAGGAGAAGCGCACCCTGTACTCCGCGCGCGGACTCGGCTAGGGCAGGTTCTGGACGCCATCGTGGATCCGGGCGTGCGCACCAGGAATCGGTGAGGGACTGCGTCCGGTCTCCACCTGGTGAATCCAATCGCCGCCTCCAGTTGTACGGTGAGGAGCCGTCCGCCCGTGGCCTTCTCCGTGCCGTCGAGGTAGAAGGCCCGCAAGACCGGCCAGGAGTCCGTGGAGCACCTCCCGACGGTCGCGAAGGCA contains:
- a CDS encoding GlsB/YeaQ/YmgE family stress response membrane protein; amino-acid sequence: MGIIAWIIIGLLAGAIAKALMPGKDPGGIIVTMLIGIAGGLLGGWLGKVIFGVDSVDGFFNLSTWIAAIVGSLILLLLYRLVIGNRHSHRHA
- a CDS encoding lectin-like domain-containing protein; amino-acid sequence: MATQTSPATLTGTSPFPVTESFRNSSPDNPGWRILGSAVLNGCLQLTPNASTTAGTALFDQAFPSALGVAIDFDYEIERGASPGDGFSVYLIDGAATTQPGAVGGALGYSRIPGHQPGVTRGYVGIGFDHFGNYATGQAGSGGPGFTPDMVGIRGSGNLHDGFGWLTGAKLTRPLAARWTDGAHVQIVIANDRITVRLSSNADPNGTTVIDGFPLPTNGQAPRPATFKLGLSAGTGAATAAHRIRDLKVALPADMPLGVTGPAQAYAGTKVCYPITVRNDGPNDASDAVVEGALPAQLSKVTLKVETQGGAQAGKGTAAGTLRQPVNLPRGGSATITVCGTVDPKYTGQLTTTARITSPGRANTSARQSGQATTAILVPPPETGMRVWQEGGVDDAPGGGGTQLTVCATSREFGKTIDPGPITHVFTAPTGFRWNGFVAPNYTAADMSVRGDLPPVEPTVSADGRTLTFTYNPHVYTTDQDRDVITYACGLEAVPGATPGRYTDGEARIGAAPPARLKASVIDPDED